The following proteins are encoded in a genomic region of Streptomyces lunaelactis:
- a CDS encoding DsbA family protein, translating into MSARNNQANKAAARERLRQERERQAKKDKTRRQLIVIGSAIVVLAIAGGAGYAIMQANKPTHWESVKDEKNVTAPKNTEGENGTTVVIGKSTAKKTLELYEDSRCPVCASFEQAVGPTVKKDVDAGKYKVKYVGATFIDNSDSGEGSKNALSALGAALNVSPEAFTEYKAALYSAKWHPKESDDKFAKDSYLLEVADTIPALKSNAEFKKNVEDGTFDAWAMKMSATFDKSGVTGTPALKMDGKKVTAEGSDNPPMTVEQFNAAIAKALKA; encoded by the coding sequence ATGAGTGCACGCAACAACCAGGCCAACAAGGCGGCGGCCCGCGAGCGGCTGCGCCAGGAGCGTGAGCGCCAGGCCAAGAAGGACAAGACCCGCCGGCAGCTGATCGTGATCGGTTCGGCGATCGTGGTCCTCGCGATCGCGGGCGGCGCCGGTTACGCGATCATGCAGGCCAATAAGCCGACCCACTGGGAGTCGGTGAAGGACGAGAAGAACGTCACCGCGCCGAAGAACACCGAGGGCGAGAACGGGACGACCGTCGTCATCGGCAAGTCGACCGCGAAGAAGACGCTGGAGCTGTACGAGGACTCGCGCTGCCCGGTCTGCGCGAGCTTCGAGCAGGCGGTGGGCCCGACGGTGAAGAAGGACGTCGACGCCGGCAAGTACAAGGTGAAGTACGTCGGCGCGACGTTCATCGACAACTCCGACTCGGGCGAGGGCTCGAAGAACGCGCTGAGCGCGCTGGGTGCGGCGCTCAATGTCAGCCCGGAGGCCTTCACGGAGTACAAGGCCGCGCTGTACTCGGCGAAGTGGCACCCCAAGGAGAGCGACGACAAGTTCGCCAAGGACTCGTACCTGCTTGAGGTCGCCGACACGATTCCGGCGCTGAAGAGCAATGCCGAGTTCAAGAAGAACGTGGAGGACGGCACCTTCGACGCGTGGGCGATGAAGATGTCGGCGACGTTCGACAAGAGCGGGGTCACGGGCACGCCGGCGCTGAAGATGGATGGCAAGAAGGTGACGGCGGAGGGCAGCGACAACCCGCCGATGACGGTGGAGCAGTTCAACGCGGCGATCGCGAAGGCGCTGAAGGCCTGA
- a CDS encoding alkaline phosphatase D family protein, whose product MTSRLSSTPSRRTVVKAAAATAVVAAPVLAAASSATAASAQEAPAFLHGVASGDPLPDGVLLWTRITPTPDAVPGSGKGADTAVGWEVAEDKAFARIAARGTTTSKAASDHTVKVDVRGLRQATAYYFRFTAGTGISAVGRTRTAPATEAATPGVRFGVVSCANWEAGYFSAYRHLAARADLDAILHLGDYIYEYATGGYPEPKYVVRQHSPKNEITTLADYRTRHATYKTDSDLQALHAAHPVIAIWDDHEFANDTWSGGAENHTPGAEGEWAARAAAARQAYFEWMPVRASTEGTVYRRLRFGKLADLHLLDLRSFRSQQATVGSGSVDDPNRSITGRAQLDWLKAGLAGSDAAWKLVGTSVMISPVAFGSVPAHLLGPIAELLGLPKEGLAVNVDQWDGYTDDRKELLAHLTQRGIDNTVFLTGDIHMAWANDVPVKAATYPFSESAATEFVVTSVTSDNLDDILHVAPGTLSLVASAAVKAANRHVKWIDMDNHGYGVLDVTAERSQMDYYVISDKTTEDATSKWARSYRTLSGTQRVERVGQPVR is encoded by the coding sequence GTGACCAGTCGACTCTCCTCAACTCCCAGCCGCCGCACGGTCGTCAAGGCCGCCGCCGCCACCGCTGTCGTCGCCGCCCCCGTTCTCGCGGCCGCCTCCTCCGCCACCGCCGCCTCCGCCCAGGAGGCCCCCGCCTTCCTGCACGGCGTCGCGTCCGGCGATCCGCTGCCCGACGGCGTGCTGCTGTGGACCCGCATCACACCCACCCCCGACGCCGTGCCGGGCTCCGGCAAGGGCGCCGACACCGCGGTCGGTTGGGAGGTCGCCGAGGACAAGGCCTTCGCCCGGATCGCCGCGCGCGGCACCACCACCTCGAAGGCCGCCTCCGACCACACCGTCAAGGTCGACGTAAGGGGCCTGCGCCAGGCGACCGCCTATTACTTCCGCTTCACCGCCGGTACGGGAATCTCTGCCGTCGGCCGCACCCGCACCGCCCCGGCCACCGAAGCCGCCACCCCCGGAGTGCGCTTCGGTGTGGTCTCCTGCGCCAACTGGGAGGCCGGTTACTTCTCCGCGTACCGCCATCTCGCCGCCCGCGCCGACCTCGACGCGATCCTCCATCTCGGCGACTACATCTACGAGTACGCGACCGGCGGCTACCCGGAGCCCAAGTACGTCGTACGCCAGCACTCGCCGAAGAACGAGATCACCACGCTCGCCGACTACCGCACCCGCCACGCCACGTACAAGACGGACAGCGACCTCCAGGCGCTGCACGCCGCGCACCCGGTGATCGCGATATGGGACGACCACGAGTTCGCGAACGACACCTGGTCGGGCGGGGCCGAGAACCACACCCCCGGCGCCGAGGGCGAGTGGGCGGCACGGGCGGCGGCAGCGCGCCAGGCATACTTCGAGTGGATGCCCGTCCGCGCCTCCACCGAGGGCACCGTCTACCGCCGGCTGCGCTTCGGCAAGCTCGCCGATCTGCACCTGCTCGACCTGCGGTCCTTCCGCTCCCAGCAGGCGACGGTCGGCAGCGGCAGCGTGGACGACCCGAACCGTTCGATCACCGGCCGCGCCCAGCTCGACTGGCTCAAGGCGGGCCTCGCCGGATCCGACGCGGCCTGGAAGCTGGTCGGCACCTCGGTGATGATCTCGCCGGTCGCCTTCGGCTCCGTACCGGCCCATCTGCTGGGTCCGATAGCCGAGTTGCTGGGCCTGCCCAAGGAAGGCCTCGCGGTCAACGTCGACCAGTGGGACGGCTACACCGACGACCGCAAGGAGCTGCTGGCGCACCTCACCCAGCGCGGGATCGACAACACCGTCTTCCTCACCGGTGACATCCACATGGCCTGGGCCAACGACGTGCCGGTCAAGGCGGCGACGTACCCCTTCTCGGAGTCCGCGGCGACCGAGTTCGTGGTGACGTCGGTGACCTCCGACAACCTGGACGACATCCTCCACGTCGCCCCGGGCACCCTCTCGCTGGTCGCGTCGGCGGCCGTCAAGGCGGCCAACCGCCATGTGAAGTGGATCGACATGGACAACCACGGCTACGGCGTCCTCGACGTCACCGCCGAGCGCTCGCAGATGGACTACTACGTCATCTCCGACAAGACGACGGAGGACGCGACCTCCAAGTGGGCCCGGTCCTACCGGACTCTGTCGGGGACACAGCGTGTCGAGCGGGTCGGCCAGCCCGTACGCTGA
- a CDS encoding serine/threonine-protein kinase, with the protein MNGGSAHRVIDGRFELRERLGSGGMGTVWRAWDTALHREVALKEVRPPDPALAAGDPEASRTLRERVLREARALARISHPHVVTIHHIVDEGPHPWIVMELLPGTTLQDRLAQGPLAPRDAARIGRQVLSALRAAHAAGIHHRDVKPANVLLRADGSAVLTDFGIAALQGSASLTATGDLIGSPEYIAPERIRGRDNDAASDLWSLGLVLYVCVEGVSPLRRGTTLATLAAVLDDPVPPPVRSGPLAPVLNALLVRDAAARPDAARLETMLAQVESGNAPHWAQPTRTAGVAPVPPPPPLYPTPPQTPYQPAATRLRPRPRPRGSAGSARNRMPVVAAVIAVALAVTAGAVLVLALRNPDSGDGNSSAGKGRSSSSSPAPTPTGTTSPSPTPTPTPTPTPTPSPTPPAGNPTTDIWVAQLASVSKSAGTAARDRQERVLRNQGLSNVRYVDSGEYASLRAGYWMFYVPGFDNGAAAVTWCRTNGLSTKNECFGRFLSDSESDRVYLCNPAPGGGTTGRCTRP; encoded by the coding sequence ATGAACGGGGGCTCGGCTCACAGGGTCATCGACGGGCGCTTCGAGCTGCGGGAGCGGCTCGGCAGCGGAGGCATGGGCACGGTCTGGCGCGCCTGGGACACCGCCCTGCACCGCGAGGTGGCGCTGAAGGAGGTCCGGCCGCCCGATCCGGCGCTCGCGGCCGGTGACCCGGAGGCCTCGCGCACACTGCGGGAACGTGTGCTGCGCGAGGCCAGGGCCCTGGCCAGGATCAGCCACCCCCATGTCGTGACGATCCATCACATCGTGGACGAGGGCCCGCACCCGTGGATCGTCATGGAGCTGCTGCCCGGCACCACGCTCCAGGACCGGCTCGCCCAGGGGCCCCTGGCGCCGCGGGACGCGGCGCGGATCGGGCGGCAGGTGCTCTCGGCGCTGCGTGCCGCGCACGCAGCGGGCATCCATCACCGGGATGTGAAGCCCGCCAATGTGCTGCTGCGCGCCGACGGGAGCGCGGTGCTCACGGACTTCGGCATCGCGGCCCTGCAGGGTTCGGCCTCGCTGACCGCGACCGGTGACCTGATCGGCTCGCCCGAGTACATCGCCCCGGAGCGGATCCGCGGGCGGGACAACGACGCGGCCTCCGACCTGTGGTCGCTCGGTCTGGTGCTGTACGTGTGCGTGGAGGGCGTCAGTCCCCTGCGCCGCGGTACGACGCTGGCCACGCTGGCGGCCGTGCTGGACGACCCGGTGCCGCCGCCGGTGCGCTCCGGTCCGCTCGCGCCCGTACTGAACGCGCTGCTGGTACGGGATGCGGCGGCGCGGCCCGACGCGGCCCGGCTGGAGACGATGCTGGCGCAGGTCGAGTCGGGGAACGCGCCGCACTGGGCGCAGCCGACAAGGACGGCGGGCGTGGCTCCGGTGCCGCCGCCCCCGCCCTTGTATCCGACCCCGCCGCAGACCCCGTACCAGCCGGCGGCGACGCGGCTGCGGCCTCGGCCGCGGCCGCGGGGATCGGCCGGGTCGGCCCGGAACCGTATGCCGGTCGTCGCCGCGGTGATCGCGGTGGCCCTCGCGGTCACCGCGGGCGCGGTGCTGGTGCTCGCCCTGCGCAACCCGGACAGCGGGGACGGCAACAGCTCTGCGGGCAAAGGCAGATCGAGCAGCAGCTCCCCCGCGCCGACCCCTACCGGGACCACGTCGCCGAGCCCCACCCCGACACCCACTCCGACGCCGACGCCGACGCCGAGCCCAACTCCCCCGGCCGGGAACCCGACCACCGATATCTGGGTCGCCCAGCTCGCCTCCGTGTCGAAGTCGGCCGGCACCGCCGCCCGCGACCGCCAGGAGCGGGTCCTGCGCAACCAGGGCCTCAGCAATGTCCGTTACGTCGACAGCGGTGAGTACGCCTCACTTCGCGCCGGCTACTGGATGTTCTACGTCCCCGGCTTCGACAACGGCGCCGCCGCGGTCACCTGGTGCCGCACCAACGGCCTCAGTACGAAGAACGAATGCTTCGGCCGCTTTCTGAGCGACAGCGAGTCCGACCGCGTGTATCTCTGCAACCCGGCCCCGGGCGGCGGCACGACCGGCCGGTGCACCCGCCCCTGA
- a CDS encoding dienelactone hydrolase family protein, translating into MDIMLFHSAYGLRPAVHAAADRLREAGHQVHVPDLFGGQTVESVEVGRELQDKIGTDELLRRAILAAAPHSDEGLVYAGFSLGGSIAQNLALGDEKARGLLLLHGTSDIAAGAAVDELPVQLHVADPDPFEPHDWLSAWYLQMQRAGADVEIYRYPGAGHLYTDPELPDYDEAAAELTWRTAIGFLATL; encoded by the coding sequence ATGGACATCATGCTTTTCCATTCGGCCTACGGTCTGCGCCCGGCCGTGCACGCCGCAGCCGACCGGCTGCGCGAAGCGGGGCACCAGGTTCACGTGCCCGACCTCTTCGGGGGACAAACCGTCGAGAGCGTCGAAGTGGGCAGGGAGCTCCAGGACAAGATCGGCACGGACGAGCTGCTGCGCCGCGCGATCCTGGCGGCGGCGCCCCACTCCGACGAGGGGCTGGTGTACGCCGGGTTCTCCCTCGGCGGCTCGATCGCGCAGAACCTCGCGCTGGGCGACGAGAAGGCGCGTGGGCTGCTGCTTCTGCACGGCACCTCGGACATCGCGGCGGGAGCGGCCGTGGACGAACTGCCCGTACAGCTGCACGTCGCGGACCCGGATCCGTTCGAGCCGCACGACTGGCTGAGCGCCTGGTATCTGCAGATGCAGCGGGCGGGCGCGGATGTGGAGATCTACCGCTACCCGGGCGCCGGGCATCTGTACACCGACCCCGAACTGCCCGACTACGACGAGGCGGCGGCCGAGCTGACCTGGCGGACCGCGATCGGATTCCTCGCGACGCTGTAG
- a CDS encoding mechanosensitive ion channel family protein yields the protein MENALRPLTVVGGSVVLTLLLGWVVDLLLRRVDRHHPETPLWGLLRRCRLPLQVVLLTALLRGTYRETQWQLIEDHEAGIGHVLSLVLIGASAWLVIRIVSAVVESTYVRYASSTRDPARVRRVRTQVTLIMRIVTAIVVVVAVAAMLLTFPGMEKVGASLLASAGIIGIVAGVAAQSTLGNLFAGFQIAFGDMVRIGDTVVVDGEWGTVEEVTLTFLAVRTWDERRITMPVSYFTSKPFENWSRGGAQMTGTVFFHLDHSAPVSLMREKLQDILRECGAWDGRDWSLAVTDTTPSTMQVRAVVTAKDADDVWTARCAVREQMIAWLCEQHPYALPRITTSPAAVDGGAAAKSGTPAEDHDDGHPDGDQPRTGRG from the coding sequence ATGGAGAACGCACTGCGCCCGTTGACCGTGGTCGGTGGCTCGGTCGTGCTCACCCTGCTGCTCGGCTGGGTCGTCGACCTGCTGCTGCGCCGCGTGGACCGCCACCACCCCGAGACTCCCCTGTGGGGGCTGCTGCGCCGCTGCCGGCTGCCCTTGCAGGTCGTGCTCCTCACCGCCCTGCTGCGAGGGACCTACCGCGAGACGCAGTGGCAGCTCATCGAGGACCACGAGGCCGGGATCGGCCATGTGCTGTCGCTGGTGCTAATCGGCGCGAGCGCCTGGCTGGTGATACGGATCGTCTCCGCCGTGGTGGAGTCCACGTACGTCCGCTACGCGTCATCGACCCGCGACCCGGCCCGGGTACGGCGGGTGCGTACGCAGGTCACGCTGATCATGCGGATCGTCACCGCGATCGTCGTGGTGGTGGCGGTCGCGGCGATGCTGCTGACCTTCCCCGGCATGGAGAAGGTCGGCGCCTCCCTGCTGGCCTCCGCGGGCATCATCGGCATCGTCGCCGGTGTCGCCGCGCAGTCCACACTCGGCAATCTCTTCGCCGGTTTCCAGATCGCCTTCGGCGACATGGTGCGGATCGGCGACACGGTGGTGGTGGACGGCGAGTGGGGCACGGTGGAGGAGGTCACGCTGACGTTCCTGGCCGTACGGACCTGGGACGAGCGGCGCATCACCATGCCGGTGTCGTACTTCACCAGCAAGCCCTTCGAGAACTGGTCGCGCGGCGGGGCGCAGATGACCGGAACGGTCTTCTTCCATCTGGACCACTCGGCGCCGGTGAGCCTGATGCGCGAGAAGTTGCAGGACATCCTGCGGGAGTGCGGTGCGTGGGACGGCCGGGACTGGAGCCTGGCGGTCACGGACACGACTCCCAGCACAATGCAGGTACGGGCAGTGGTCACCGCCAAGGACGCCGACGACGTCTGGACGGCGCGGTGTGCCGTACGGGAGCAGATGATCGCCTGGCTGTGCGAGCAGCATCCGTACGCGCTGCCGCGGATCACGACGTCGCCGGCGGCGGTGGATGGAGGCGCGGCGGCGAAGTCCGGCACACCGGCGGAAGACCACGACGACGGCCACCCCGACGGCGATCAGCCCCGCACGGGCCGAGGCTGA